The Streptococcus respiraculi sequence AGTATTGGTTGTGGATTATGACACGGAAGAATTGGTTGCTGGTGAGGGTAAAGTGACGCGTGAAATTAACATGCACTTTGCTTGCTATCGTACTAATCCTGAGATTAAATGTGTATTCCACGCTCATGCTCCAAATGCCATGTTTTGGGCAACCAGCCATTTAGATATGCCTAATGTGACAGAATCAACTCAGAAAGTGGAATATATCAAAGTGTTGGATTTTGCTCCAAATACGACACCTGAATTGGCAGAAATTGTTCGGCAAGAGTTGTTGCAGTCAGATGGCAAGCTACCTAAAGAATACCTATTAGATAGTCACGGGGTATTGATTTTAACGCCCGGTGCTGATGGGGAAGAGGCCTTGAATAAAGCCCTCCAAATTCTCGATACTGTTGAGTGGAATGCAGAAATTGCCTACAAACAAACGATTTTCCAAAAATTAGGGATTTTAGATGGCTACTACTCAAAAGGCCACAAAATTGGGACAATTGATGATTTAATCAATCGTAGGCCAATTTGGAATCATATTGAACAAGATGAAGGATATGAATAAGTAGACATGAGAGGGAGAGGCTGGGAGAAGCAACCAGCCTCATCTTTTTATTTGTATGTAGAAAGGAATACGAATATGAAACCATTTGAGCAATCTACAGTTGTGAAAGAGCTTTGTGAAATCACTTATGATATGTGGCAACAAGGCTGGGATGAGTATAATGGAGGCAATGTTAGTTATCTGTTGGTAGAAGATGAAGTCGGTGACTTGATACATGCGACACCTCAAACCAAGGTAGAGGTTGAGGGCATTCCAGAGAGTCTTGTTGGTCGTTATCTCTTAATTACTGCTTCAGGTAGCCATTTTAGAACATTACGAAATCATGTAAAAAGAGATACGGGAGTTGTACGGATCGTAGCTAGTGGTTATGAAGTTGTTTGGGGATTTGAAGAAAATAGGAAGCCAACAAGTGAATTTTATATGCATATCTTGGCGCATGCGAAACGTTTATCTATCAACCCCAACCACCGTGTGGTAGTCCATAATCATGCGACTAACATTGTCTTGTACTCTCTGTTAAACGAGGTGACGAGCCGATCGTTGACACTTGATTTGTGGTCTGTCTTGACAGAATCCATTGTTGTATTTCCAGATGGAATTGCGGTACTGCCGTGGGAAGTTCCTGGGACTCAGCAAATTGGGCTAGATACGGCTGAAGAATTGGCAGAGCACCGAATGGTAGTCTGGGCGAAACACGGCGTCTTGTCGACAGGTGTGAATTATCAAGATTGTTTTGGGCTGATTGAAACAGCAGATAAGGCCGCCAAATTGGCCTTGGATTTGCAACGGATTAGTGGAAAACCAATTGTAGAAAATAACGTTTTATCTACAGATAATCTCCGAGCAGTCTGTCGAGCATTGAAGGTGCAGGGAAAATACTTGGATGAATAGAAAAATCAGCTGGAATTCCGGCTGATTTTTTGTTTATGCCTGTGCGGGGATAATTTCTGGAAACAACTTTCCAATAATTTTCGGTGTCAATGCTTGCCCCGGTCCGTCGTAGCAGTAGGTGTGCATATACATGGACGGGTTGAAGTTAAGCTCGATACAGGTGCAGTTGGGGTGTTCTTTTGTGGAAATGAGCGCAGGATCTGGGATAATTAAATCGACTCCGCAGACCCAAGCTCCGATTGCAGTAGCCATGTCAGCTGCTAAGCGTTTGTAGCTGTCGTCCATTTGAACGGTTACGTCAATCGAGTCCCCACCTGTTGAGATATTGGAGTTGCCGCGCAATTCTGCTTTTTGTCCTGCTTCTAAAATGGTTTCTGGACTATAGCCCTGCTGGTCTAGCATCAGTAGCTCGATATCG is a genomic window containing:
- the rhaD gene encoding rhamnulose-1-phosphate aldolase → MKPFEQSTVVKELCEITYDMWQQGWDEYNGGNVSYLLVEDEVGDLIHATPQTKVEVEGIPESLVGRYLLITASGSHFRTLRNHVKRDTGVVRIVASGYEVVWGFEENRKPTSEFYMHILAHAKRLSINPNHRVVVHNHATNIVLYSLLNEVTSRSLTLDLWSVLTESIVVFPDGIAVLPWEVPGTQQIGLDTAEELAEHRMVVWAKHGVLSTGVNYQDCFGLIETADKAAKLALDLQRISGKPIVENNVLSTDNLRAVCRALKVQGKYLDE
- a CDS encoding class II aldolase/adducin family protein, whose protein sequence is MTSGKILFSEERKALADAVYLTYHRKNTNTAGGNFSFKTVDKNGKEYIIMTPSMMSEAYHGKISPSQVLVVDYDTEELVAGEGKVTREINMHFACYRTNPEIKCVFHAHAPNAMFWATSHLDMPNVTESTQKVEYIKVLDFAPNTTPELAEIVRQELLQSDGKLPKEYLLDSHGVLILTPGADGEEALNKALQILDTVEWNAEIAYKQTIFQKLGILDGYYSKGHKIGTIDDLINRRPIWNHIEQDEGYE